The following proteins are co-located in the Vicugna pacos chromosome 3, VicPac4, whole genome shotgun sequence genome:
- the ARL14EPL gene encoding ARL14 effector protein-like isoform X1, translating to MSEQSEKNGSTQERHAGQSSPEKNCHLEQKQLQQIERQLKCLAFQNPGPQVADFNPETREQKKKARMSKMNEYFSVKCKVMKKYDRSGRLICNDADLCDCLEKNCLGCFYPCPKCNSTKCGPECRCGRRWVYDAIVSESGEVVSALPFPVPD from the exons ATGAGTgaacaatcagaaaaaaatggttCTACTCAAGAGAGACATGCAGGTCAAAGttctcctgagaaaaactgtCACCTCGAGCAGAAGCAACTG CAGCAGATAGAGCGGCAGTTAAAATGTTTGGCGTTTCAAAACCCGGGACCACAGGTAGCAGACTTTAATCCTGAAACaagggaacagaaaaagaaagcacgGATGTCAAAGATGAAtgagtatttttctgtaaaatgcaa AGTGATGAAGAAGTATGACAGAAGCGGCAGGCTTATCTGCAACGACGCGGATCTGTGCGACTGCCTGGAGAAGAACTGCCTGGGCTGCTTCTACCCCTGCCCCAAGTGCAACTCCACCAAGTGCGGGCCCGAGTGCCGCTGCGGCCGCCGCTGGGTCTACGACGCCATCGTCTCCGAGTCCGGGGAGGTCGTCAGCGCCCTGCCGTTCCCCGTCCCTGACTAG
- the ARL14EPL gene encoding ARL14 effector protein-like isoform X2, with the protein MSEQSEKNGSTQERHAGQSSPEKNCHLEQKQLQIERQLKCLAFQNPGPQVADFNPETREQKKKARMSKMNEYFSVKCKVMKKYDRSGRLICNDADLCDCLEKNCLGCFYPCPKCNSTKCGPECRCGRRWVYDAIVSESGEVVSALPFPVPD; encoded by the exons ATGAGTgaacaatcagaaaaaaatggttCTACTCAAGAGAGACATGCAGGTCAAAGttctcctgagaaaaactgtCACCTCGAGCAGAAGCAACTG CAGATAGAGCGGCAGTTAAAATGTTTGGCGTTTCAAAACCCGGGACCACAGGTAGCAGACTTTAATCCTGAAACaagggaacagaaaaagaaagcacgGATGTCAAAGATGAAtgagtatttttctgtaaaatgcaa AGTGATGAAGAAGTATGACAGAAGCGGCAGGCTTATCTGCAACGACGCGGATCTGTGCGACTGCCTGGAGAAGAACTGCCTGGGCTGCTTCTACCCCTGCCCCAAGTGCAACTCCACCAAGTGCGGGCCCGAGTGCCGCTGCGGCCGCCGCTGGGTCTACGACGCCATCGTCTCCGAGTCCGGGGAGGTCGTCAGCGCCCTGCCGTTCCCCGTCCCTGACTAG